The Accipiter gentilis chromosome 19, bAccGen1.1, whole genome shotgun sequence genome has a window encoding:
- the LOC126048486 gene encoding uncharacterized protein LOC126048486, protein MGSVQPCLSSCPRAAWALHGRVAGSDIQWRAHRSLCLAKAALALLGEGICGFRGVMYPARLPQHSPSPALRGAPGLWARMAPWGAGSPCPQAAVSRERAGKREACDGWWEHREWEAQGVCSKGKARSAPAIWPCPRQVGWPVSKLLQLQSFKEHPRGKGEITNLTGQFGVNVESQSNKSPADCSGEGRLRGWAGCEPTEHRGSQGSSRALQTSAMPSIKGDARGQSNVGWRLSKAGKGQIGKGVPSSWVQEEETTSRQQKQRGAQE, encoded by the exons ATGGGCAGTGTCCAGCCCTGCCTCAGCAGTTGCCCACGGGCAGCGTGGGCCCTGCATGGCCGGGTGGCCGGCAGTGACATCCAGTGGCGAGCACACCGATCGCTGTGCCTGGCCAAAGCCGCCCTCGCCTTGCTGGGAGAAGGGATCTGTGGGTTCCGCGGGGTGATGTACCCCGCAAGGCTCCCGCAGCACAGCCCGTCTCCCGCCCTCCGGGGAGCACCCGGGCTTTGGGCACGCATGGCCCcgtggggtgcaggcagcccctgcccgcaggcagcCGTGTCCCGGGAGAGGGCTGGGAAGCGAGAAGCGTGTGATGGGTGGTGGGAGCACCGGGAGTGGGAGGCTCAGGGTGTCTGCAGCAAGGGGAAAGCCCG AAGCGCACCCGCCATCTGGCCATGCCCCAGACAAGTCGGTTGGCCTGTTAGCAAATTACTTCAGTTACAGTCATTTAAGGAACATCCACGGGGCAAAGGGGAAATCACTAATTTAACTGGGCAGTTTGGAGTGAATGTAGAAAGCCAGAGCAATAAAAGCCCCGCAGACTGCTCTGGGGAGGGCAGGCTGCGGGGCTGGGCAGGCTGTGAGCCCACAGAGCATCGGGGAtcccaaggcagcagcagagcactgCAGACTTCTGCGATGCCCAGCATAAAGGGAGATGCCAGAGGGCAGAGCAACGTGGGTTGGAGGCTCAGCAAAGCTGGCAAGGGCCAGATAGGGAAAGGTGTGCCCTCCAGCTGGGTGCAAGAGGAGGAGACAACATCACGGCAGCAGAAGCAGCGAGGGGCTCAAGAATGA